One window of the Doryrhamphus excisus isolate RoL2022-K1 chromosome 10, RoL_Dexc_1.0, whole genome shotgun sequence genome contains the following:
- the asb8 gene encoding ankyrin repeat and SOCS box protein 8 isoform X1, with protein sequence MMVYHAPAHMQNVVCIFTKIDMIVFFLLKTVPVLPAYGCHGPQLHMSSTMWYIMQSIQSKYSLSERLIRTIAAIRSFPHDNVEDLIRKGADVNRMHGTLKPLHCACMVADADCVELLLEKGAEVNALDGYNRTALHYAAEKDESCVELLLEYGAQPNALDGNKDTPLHWAAFKDNPECVRALLDSGACPNTRDYNNDTPLSWAAMKGNLESVKVLLDYGAQVHVTNLKGQTPISRLVALLARGLGTEQEEECLELLSRAAGRFEIRRADGTLPRELSKDPQLLARLTNMVAQAPTLRSLARCAVRQSLGVQFLPTAVKELPLPEIIKEYLLLRD encoded by the exons ATGATGGTTTATCACGCACCAGCACACATGCAGAATGTCGtctgtatttttacaaaaattgacATGATTGTATTTTTCCTATTGAAAACTGTCCCAGTGTTGCCCGCGTATGGGTGCCATGGTCCTCAGTTACACATGAGCTCTACTATGTGGTACATCATGCAAAGCATTCAAAGTAAATACTCCTTGTCCGAGCGGCTCATCCGCACCATCGCAGCTATTCGCTCCTTTCCGCACGACAATGTGGAGGATCTCATCCGCAAG GGTGCTGATGTAAACCGGATGCATGGCACGCTGAAGCCCTTGCACTGCGCCTGCATGGTTGCTGATGCTGACTGTGTGGAGCTGCTGTTGGAGAAGGGAGCAGAG GTCAATGCTCTGGATGGCTATAACCGCACTGCACTCCACTACGCAGCAGAGAAAGACGAGAGCTGTGTGGAGCTACTGTTAGAGTATGGGGCTCAACCCAACGCGCTGGATGGCAACAAGGACACGCCACTTCACTGGGCTGCCTTCAAAGACAACCCGGAGTGTGTAAGAGCGCTGCTTGACAGCGGGGCCTGCCCCAATACTCGGGACTACAACAACGACACGCCTTTGAGCTGGGCCGCCATGAAAGGCAACCTGGAAAGTGTGAAAGTGCTGTTGGACTACGGAGCCCAGGTGCATGTGACCAACCTCAAGGGTCAGACCCCCATTTCCCGACTTGTGGCCCTCTTGGCCCGGGGCCTTGGCACTGAACAAGAAGAGGAATGTCTGGAACTGCTGAGCAGGGCGGCCGGCCGCTTTGAGATCCGACGAGCTGACGGCACGCTTCCGAGGGAGCTGAGTAAGGATCCCCAGCTGCTGGCCAGACTCACCAACATGGTGGCTCAGGCACCCACGCTTCGCTCTCTGGCGCGCTGCGCTGTGCGGCAGAGCCTGGGGGTGCAGTTCCTCCCCACTGCTGTGAAGGAGCTTCCTTTACCAGAGATCATTAAGGAATATCTCCTTCTCAGAGACTGA
- the asb8 gene encoding ankyrin repeat and SOCS box protein 8 isoform X2, whose amino-acid sequence MSSTMWYIMQSIQSKYSLSERLIRTIAAIRSFPHDNVEDLIRKGADVNRMHGTLKPLHCACMVADADCVELLLEKGAEVNALDGYNRTALHYAAEKDESCVELLLEYGAQPNALDGNKDTPLHWAAFKDNPECVRALLDSGACPNTRDYNNDTPLSWAAMKGNLESVKVLLDYGAQVHVTNLKGQTPISRLVALLARGLGTEQEEECLELLSRAAGRFEIRRADGTLPRELSKDPQLLARLTNMVAQAPTLRSLARCAVRQSLGVQFLPTAVKELPLPEIIKEYLLLRD is encoded by the exons ATGAGCTCTACTATGTGGTACATCATGCAAAGCATTCAAAGTAAATACTCCTTGTCCGAGCGGCTCATCCGCACCATCGCAGCTATTCGCTCCTTTCCGCACGACAATGTGGAGGATCTCATCCGCAAG GGTGCTGATGTAAACCGGATGCATGGCACGCTGAAGCCCTTGCACTGCGCCTGCATGGTTGCTGATGCTGACTGTGTGGAGCTGCTGTTGGAGAAGGGAGCAGAG GTCAATGCTCTGGATGGCTATAACCGCACTGCACTCCACTACGCAGCAGAGAAAGACGAGAGCTGTGTGGAGCTACTGTTAGAGTATGGGGCTCAACCCAACGCGCTGGATGGCAACAAGGACACGCCACTTCACTGGGCTGCCTTCAAAGACAACCCGGAGTGTGTAAGAGCGCTGCTTGACAGCGGGGCCTGCCCCAATACTCGGGACTACAACAACGACACGCCTTTGAGCTGGGCCGCCATGAAAGGCAACCTGGAAAGTGTGAAAGTGCTGTTGGACTACGGAGCCCAGGTGCATGTGACCAACCTCAAGGGTCAGACCCCCATTTCCCGACTTGTGGCCCTCTTGGCCCGGGGCCTTGGCACTGAACAAGAAGAGGAATGTCTGGAACTGCTGAGCAGGGCGGCCGGCCGCTTTGAGATCCGACGAGCTGACGGCACGCTTCCGAGGGAGCTGAGTAAGGATCCCCAGCTGCTGGCCAGACTCACCAACATGGTGGCTCAGGCACCCACGCTTCGCTCTCTGGCGCGCTGCGCTGTGCGGCAGAGCCTGGGGGTGCAGTTCCTCCCCACTGCTGTGAAGGAGCTTCCTTTACCAGAGATCATTAAGGAATATCTCCTTCTCAGAGACTGA